Proteins from a single region of Cyanobacteria bacterium GSL.Bin1:
- a CDS encoding acetolactate synthase large subunit — MNTAELLVKCLENEGVEYVFGLPGEENLDLLEALKNSSIQFITVRHEQGAAFMADVYGRLTGKAGVCLSTLGPGATNLMTGVADANLDGAPLIAITGQVGTDRMHIESHQYLDLVAMFAPVTKWTKQIVRPNTTPELLRRAFKLAQQEKPGAVHIDLPENIAAMPVEGVPLTNYGREKIYASSRSIDKAAHVISNANNPVILAGNGVIRSHAAKQLTEFATQLNIPVVNTFMGKGAIPYTHPLSLWTVGLQQRDFISCAFEQSDLVIAVGYDLIEYSPKRWNPKGTIPILHIAEKASEIDSSYIPLAEVVGDIGNSLDQIREESDREGKPLPIFANVRSEIRSDYEFYAHDEEFPIKPQKIIYDLRQVMAAQDIVISDVGAHKMWMARHYHCESPNTCIISNGFAAMGIAIPGALAAKLLHPEQNVVAVTGDGGFMMNCQELETALRVGTNFVTLIFNDSGYGLIGWKQMSHFGEASFIDFKNPDFVKFAESMGLKGYRIESVADFIPTLKEALAQDVPTVIDCPVDYRENVKFSKKAGELICRI; from the coding sequence ATGAATACTGCCGAATTATTAGTGAAATGCTTAGAAAATGAAGGAGTAGAATATGTATTTGGGCTCCCCGGCGAAGAAAATCTGGACTTACTCGAAGCCCTAAAAAATTCTTCAATCCAGTTTATTACCGTCCGTCATGAACAAGGGGCAGCATTCATGGCAGATGTTTATGGGCGACTCACCGGAAAAGCAGGGGTTTGTTTATCCACCCTTGGACCCGGGGCAACGAATTTAATGACAGGAGTGGCGGATGCGAATCTTGATGGCGCGCCCTTGATTGCGATTACCGGTCAAGTGGGTACCGATCGAATGCACATTGAATCCCACCAATATTTGGACTTGGTTGCAATGTTTGCTCCAGTTACCAAATGGACTAAGCAAATCGTGCGACCGAATACAACGCCAGAATTGTTGCGTCGTGCTTTTAAACTGGCACAGCAAGAAAAACCCGGTGCCGTGCATATTGATTTACCGGAAAATATTGCCGCCATGCCGGTTGAGGGAGTTCCGCTAACCAACTATGGTCGAGAAAAAATTTATGCGTCTTCTCGCAGTATTGATAAAGCAGCACATGTCATTAGCAATGCCAATAATCCAGTGATCCTTGCCGGTAATGGGGTCATTCGTTCCCATGCGGCAAAACAACTCACTGAATTTGCAACGCAGTTAAACATTCCCGTTGTGAATACTTTTATGGGTAAAGGGGCAATTCCCTACACGCATCCCCTATCTTTGTGGACAGTGGGCTTACAACAGCGAGACTTTATTAGCTGTGCTTTTGAGCAAAGCGATTTAGTAATTGCAGTTGGCTATGACTTAATCGAATATTCACCGAAGCGTTGGAATCCTAAGGGCACAATTCCGATTTTACATATCGCCGAAAAAGCTTCAGAAATTGATAGTAGCTATATTCCCCTAGCGGAAGTGGTTGGCGATATTGGAAACTCTCTTGACCAGATTAGGGAAGAGAGTGATCGGGAAGGAAAACCGCTTCCAATTTTTGCCAATGTCCGTTCGGAAATTCGCTCTGATTATGAGTTTTATGCTCACGACGAAGAGTTTCCGATCAAGCCCCAAAAAATTATTTATGATCTCCGACAAGTGATGGCAGCGCAAGATATTGTCATTTCTGATGTGGGAGCCCATAAAATGTGGATGGCGCGACATTATCACTGCGAATCCCCAAATACCTGCATTATTTCCAACGGGTTTGCCGCAATGGGGATTGCTATTCCCGGGGCTTTAGCTGCCAAACTCTTGCATCCAGAGCAAAATGTTGTGGCTGTGACCGGAGATGGCGGCTTTATGATGAATTGCCAAGAACTGGAAACTGCATTGCGAGTGGGCACCAATTTTGTCACCTTAATCTTTAATGACAGTGGCTACGGTTTAATCGGCTGGAAGCAAATGAGCCATTTTGGAGAAGCTTCGTTTATTGACTTTAAAAATCCAGATTTTGTCAAATTTGCCGAAAGTATGGGTTTAAAAGGCTATCGCATTGAATCAGTGGCTGACTTCATTCCGACTTTAAAAGAAGCCCTTGCCCAGGATGTCCCAACCGTGATCGATTGTCCGGTAGACTACAGGGAAAACGTGAAGTTCTCTAAAAAAGCAGGGGAACTCATTTGTCGTATCTAG